In Parasegetibacter sp. NRK P23, the genomic stretch ACTTACGGGCGATGGAGCGGTCTTCCTGGCTGAATTTTTCGAATATCCTGGTGAGGTAATCCGGATCAATGCCAGAACCGGTATCTTTTACTTTTATCACGATCTCCTGTTCGGACGCCTTATCATTACTTACGGTGCATTCCACCGACACGGAACCTTCCGTTGTAAATTTGATCGCGTTGCCCACCAGGTTCACCAGTATCTGCTGCAGGCGGAACGGATCACCTATAAGTTCAGGCGCAATGGAATCGTCCATCTCCTGTTTCAGTTCAATCTCTTTTTCCTCCGCTTTCAGTTCATGCATCCGGAGTACCTGGTTCACCACATCCCTCAGCCTGAAAGGCAGTGCTTCGATCACGAGCTGACCTGCTTCTATCTTGGAGATATCGAGGATATCGTTCATGATCACGAGCAGGTTCTCGGAAGCCGTGATGATGTTTTGCAGGTAGAATTGCTGGCTATCGCTCAGGTTAGTTTTCTCCAGTTGCAGCGCCATGCCCATGATCGCGTTCATGGGCGTACGCATTTCATGGCTCATGTTGGCCAGGAAATTCTCTTTGGCACGGGAAGACTCCTCCGCCTGCTCCCAGGAAGAAACAAGCGCGTCTTCCATGTATTTCTGATCGGTAATATCGAGGTGAATGCCGGTAGAGCCTACCAGTTCACCCTTATCGTTGTACCTTGGCGCCGCGCTGATGAGCCACCATTTGATGGCGCCTTTTTTATCTTTTACCGTGATCTCATAAGCATCTGATATCCCTTTTTTCCGGAGTTCATTCTTCACCTCCATCAGTTCCTGGTCTTTGTTCCGGGCGAAAAGCATCCAGGGGTTTTTCCCCAGCAACTCCTCCCTTTCATACCCGCACATCTCGCAGAAACTATTGTTCACGTACTGGATCTTTTCATCGATATCCACTTCGATGAGACCGAGGTTCATATTGGCGATGATGTTGCGGTACTTTTCTTCCTGGAGACGGAGCACATCTTCGGCGAGTTTGCTGGCGGTGATGTCTTCCACTATCGCGAAGAATTCGATGGCGGCGCCGTTCGCGTCAGTAATGGCCTGTCCGGAGCACCTGGCCCAGAAAGTTGTGCCATCTTTCCGGTAGCACAGCAATTCCGGTTCAAATGCTTTCCCGCTGTAGAAAAGATCCAGCATTCTTCTCAGCGCGTCCATATCGGTTTCGGGACCTTTCAACAGTTCTACGGGCGTTTTCCCGATGATCTCCTCCCCAACATAGCCAGTGAGCGAGGAGAATGCCTCGTTGTACCAGGTGATCCGTCCCCTGATATCGGTAAAAACAACACCATTCTTGTTGAGACTTGCGACCAGGGATAGATGCCCGAGTTCAGACTGAATATAAGAGGTTCCTTCGGAAGTGTTGTTCGTGCTTTGCTGATCGGTGATGTGTTCGGCGT encodes the following:
- a CDS encoding PAS domain S-box protein, which translates into the protein MNKPLHPLLQYQLGKHLDNELLKNPGMKDFIAAINQVYAEHITDQQSTNNTSEGTSYIQSELGHLSLVASLNKNGVVFTDIRGRITWYNEAFSSLTGYVGEEIIGKTPVELLKGPETDMDALRRMLDLFYSGKAFEPELLCYRKDGTTFWARCSGQAITDANGAAIEFFAIVEDITASKLAEDVLRLQEEKYRNIIANMNLGLIEVDIDEKIQYVNNSFCEMCGYEREELLGKNPWMLFARNKDQELMEVKNELRKKGISDAYEITVKDKKGAIKWWLISAAPRYNDKGELVGSTGIHLDITDQKYMEDALVSSWEQAEESSRAKENFLANMSHEMRTPMNAIMGMALQLEKTNLSDSQQFYLQNIITASENLLVIMNDILDISKIEAGQLVIEALPFRLRDVVNQVLRMHELKAEEKEIELKQEMDDSIAPELIGDPFRLQQILVNLVGNAIKFTTEGSVSVECTVSNDKASEQEIVIKVKDTGSGIDPDYLTRIFEKFSQEDRSIARKFGGTGLGMSIVKNLTELLGGSIAIESEQQVGTTVIVTLPFEKSGARPVLSIEEPEHIADLTGKKVLLVEDNEMNTLVAKMLLQQYGIEVTEAGNGIEAVEAVKNNNFDLILMDIQMPQMDGLEATRIIRQELKSTTPIVALTAHALKGEAEKCLNAGMNDFLSKPYRENVLLGMLEKWIRGDAAPVTEQEVKKRKSGFTIDIATLETYSAGDPEFMQSLISVFCRQTPIAMVEMQRGFEEREFELMSAAAHRIKPSLEIVGATEAGAIALEIEHWDKHSRDDKALQMLLSKLSMLIDDAVAQLRDHQTQASD